In the Elstera cyanobacteriorum genome, one interval contains:
- a CDS encoding phosphoadenylyl-sulfate reductase, producing the protein MSGVTDAATIHSIPPTIPSDWQALSALDLIRAAWDAHGEKFALVSSFGADSAVLLHLAAQVDPAIPVLTLDTQKLFPATHRYRDTLTEALGLTNVRLIRPDAETVAAHDPVGLLFDQDPDACCDLRKVQPLALALRPYTVWATGRRRDQAQTRQGIARVEAEDGRLKLSPLSDWTEAEVEAYRLTHGLPAHPLVEQGYRSIGCLSCTTPVLEGEDARAGRWRGREKTECGLHRATPVVPLFPAPATPLPPQVSPVLSGASVSHSSPVPPVLEPANSSDRLTDLDALEAQSIFIFREAFARIRPLALLWSLGKDSNVMIWLARKAFLGELPFPVAHLDTGLEFDETYAFRDRYAKEWNLNLIADACPPIEATDPTLPPGARVAARKSLGLAQAVDKYGFAGIFAGIRRDEQATRAKERVFSPRGLDGTWDVRDQPPEFWDQFNADFPPGTHIRIHPLLHWTELDIWRYIRREGIPVCELYFAKNGKRYRSLGEKGITEPFDSTAATIDEIIAELAATRTSERSGRTMDHESEDVFERLRAGGYL; encoded by the coding sequence ATGTCGGGTGTAACCGATGCTGCGACGATCCACTCCATCCCCCCGACGATCCCGTCGGATTGGCAGGCGTTATCGGCGCTCGATCTGATCCGCGCCGCGTGGGACGCCCACGGCGAGAAATTTGCCCTCGTCTCCTCCTTCGGCGCCGACTCAGCGGTGCTGCTGCACCTCGCCGCCCAGGTCGATCCGGCCATTCCGGTGCTGACGCTCGATACCCAGAAGCTGTTTCCGGCCACCCATCGCTACCGCGATACGCTGACCGAGGCGCTTGGGCTGACCAACGTCCGCCTCATTCGCCCGGACGCCGAGACGGTCGCCGCGCACGACCCGGTTGGGCTGCTGTTCGACCAAGACCCGGATGCCTGCTGCGATCTGCGCAAGGTTCAGCCGCTGGCACTCGCCCTGCGCCCCTACACGGTTTGGGCGACAGGCCGCCGCCGCGATCAGGCGCAAACCCGCCAGGGGATTGCCCGCGTCGAGGCGGAAGACGGTCGCCTGAAACTCTCCCCGCTTTCCGATTGGACGGAAGCGGAGGTGGAGGCCTATCGGCTAACGCATGGTCTGCCCGCGCATCCCCTGGTAGAACAGGGGTATCGGTCGATTGGTTGCCTCTCCTGTACCACTCCCGTGCTGGAGGGGGAGGATGCCCGCGCCGGGCGCTGGCGTGGGCGCGAGAAGACCGAATGCGGTCTGCACCGCGCCACGCCCGTTGTTCCGCTGTTCCCCGCCCCTGCTACGCCTCTTCCGCCCCAAGTTTCTCCCGTTCTATCAGGTGCTTCGGTGTCCCATTCCTCGCCCGTACCGCCGGTTCTCGAACCGGCCAATAGTTCCGACCGGCTGACCGACCTCGACGCGCTGGAAGCGCAGAGCATTTTCATCTTCCGCGAAGCCTTTGCCCGCATTCGCCCCCTCGCCCTGCTGTGGTCGCTGGGCAAAGATTCGAATGTGATGATCTGGCTGGCGCGTAAGGCCTTCCTGGGGGAACTACCCTTCCCGGTCGCCCATCTCGATACCGGGTTGGAGTTTGACGAAACCTATGCCTTCCGCGACCGTTATGCGAAGGAATGGAACCTTAACCTGATCGCCGACGCCTGCCCGCCGATTGAAGCGACCGACCCGACGCTGCCGCCCGGCGCTCGTGTTGCCGCGCGCAAGAGCCTGGGCCTAGCCCAAGCGGTCGATAAATATGGGTTCGCCGGGATTTTCGCAGGCATCCGCCGCGACGAGCAGGCAACCCGCGCGAAGGAGCGCGTGTTTAGCCCGCGCGGTCTTGACGGTACCTGGGACGTGCGCGATCAGCCGCCGGAATTCTGGGACCAGTTCAACGCCGATTTCCCGCCCGGCACGCACATCCGCATTCATCCGCTGCTGCATTGGACCGAGCTGGATATTTGGCGGTACATCCGCCGCGAAGGCATCCCGGTCTGCGAGCTTTATTTCGCCAAGAACGGCAAGCGCTATCGGTCGCTGGGGGAAAAAGGTATCACCGAGCCGTTCGACAGCACGGCCGCCACTATCGACGAAATTATCGCCGAACTCGCCGCGACCCGCACGTCCGAACGGTCGGGCCGCACGATGGACCATGAATCCGAAGACGTCTTCGAACGCCTGCGCGCCGGGGGGTATCTATGA